A stretch of the Oxyura jamaicensis isolate SHBP4307 breed ruddy duck chromosome 4, BPBGC_Ojam_1.0, whole genome shotgun sequence genome encodes the following:
- the MED12 gene encoding mediator of RNA polymerase II transcription subunit 12 isoform X2 codes for MRSGPGGPCCGPAAAARRPPGMAAFGVLSYEHRPLKRPRLGPPDVYPQDPKQKEDELTALNVKQGFNNQPAVSGDEHGSAKNVNFNPAKISSNFSSIIAEKLRCNTLPDTGRRKPQVNQKDNFWLVTARSQSAINNWFTDLAGTKPLTHLAKKVPIFSKKEEVFGYLAKYTVPVMRAAWLIKMTCAYYAAITETKVKKRHVIDPFIEWTQIITKYLSEQLQKIAEFYRQLPGQGCGSPSGPMPQEVEQALKQWDYNEKLAMFMFQDGMLDRHEFLTWVLECFEKIRSGEDEFLKMLLPLLLRYSGEFVQSAYLSRRLAYFCTRRLAMQLDGAGGHPPHILSTQTGNALPSTPTPQPAAGNPPPSPFSDLLLCPQHRPVVYGLSCILQSIILCCPSALVWHYSLTDSRIKTGSPLDHLPIAPSNLPMPGGNSAFTQQVRAKLREIEQQIKERGQAVEVRWSFDKCQETTAGFTIGRVLHTLEVLDSHSFERSDFSNSLDSLYNRIFGLGPTKDSHEISPDDDAVVALLCEWAVSYKRSGRHRAMVVAKLLEKRQAEIEAERCGDSEVVDEKGSISSGSLSAASAPVFQDVLMQFLDTQAPMLTDPGKENEKVEFFNLVLLFCELIRHDVFSHNIYMCTLISRGDLAMDSHGPRPPSPFDDAAEEHDRKETEGNSGIKLEDTGLSEPMDIDHNSSALFDDMEKTDFSMFSPPMHCESKASPSPEKPDPEKEAKPLLKDKSAEGMLASLYDQPRHIQYATHFPIPQEESCSHECNQRLVVLFGVGKQRDDARHTIKKITKDILKVLNRKSTAETGGEEGQKRKKSKPEAFPTAEDIFAKFQHLSHFDQHQVTSQVSRNVLEQITSFALGMSYHLPLVQHVQFIFDLMEYSLNISGLIDFAIQLLNELSVVEAELLLKSSDLVGSYTTSLCLCIVAVLRHYHSCLILNQDQMAQVFEGLCGVVKHGMNRSDGSSAERCILAYLYDLYTSCSHLKSKFGELFSDFCSKVKNTIYCNVEPSDSNMLWEPEFMIDTIENPSAHNFTYTNLGKSLNENPANRYSFVCNALMHVCVGHHDPDRVNDIAILCAELTGYCKSLSAEWLGVLKALCCSSNNGTCGFNDLLCNVDVSDLSFHDSLATFVAILIARQCLLLEDLIRCAAIPSLLNAACSEQDSEPGARLTCRILLHLFKTPQLNPCQQDGNKPTVGIRSSCDRHLLAASQNRIVDGAVFAVLKAVFVLGDAELKGSGFSHPGGVDDLMDDELGTRKAGGRVVTVETASLDIYAKYVLRSICQQEWVGERCLKSLCEDSNDLQDPVLSSTQAQRLMQLICYPHRLLDNEEGENPQRQRIKRILQNLDQWTMRQSSLELQLMIKQTANNEMNSLLENIAKATIEVFQQSAETSSASSAGNGVNSLSSSASATPASNKSKPILSSLERSGVWLVAPLIAKLPTSVQGHVLKAAGEELEKGQHLGSSSRKERDRQKQKSMSLLSQQPFLSLVLTCLKGQDEQREGLLTSLYSQVQQIVTNWREDQYQDDCKAKQLMHEALKLRLNLVGGMFDTVQRSTQQTTEWAVLLLDIISSGTVDMQSNNELFTTVLDMLSVLINGTLAADMSSISQGSMEENKRAYMNLVKKLRKELGDRQSDSLEKVRQLLPLPKQTRDVITCEPQGSLIDTKGNKIAGFDSIFKKEGLQVSTKQKISPWDLFEGLKHSAPLSWGWFGTVRVDRKVSRFEEQQRLLLYHTHLKPKPRSYYLEPLPLPPEEEEPPTPVTLEPEKKAVEPTKADKTSSNPATSTEERKKKQSKTKKRNQSASKSEDFVLGPSRGVSYGVGMPTDLLHHQAGSTMSRLAYGQSPVGLYAQNQPLPAGGPRLDTSYRPVRMPLGKLVQSRPPYSGVLPSGMGSMMGIDPSYKPAVYRQQPPVSQGQILRQQLQAKLQGQGIMGQQPVRQMAPTPSYGTLQPSQGYTSYVSHIGLQQHPSQSGTMVPPTYSGQPYQNSHPSSNPALVDPVRQMQQRPSGYVHQQAPGYGHTLGNTQRFPHQSIQQAPMMSGMNHLGPQGVPSGIRPSQILPDQQQQQYLRQQQQQQQQMLRQQQQQQQQQQQQQQQQQQQQQQPPPPQPQPQQQPQVSTVPQPQAQGQPPGLGMQALPPQQPIFQRQGLQQTQQQQQTAALVRQLQQQLSNTQPQQNNNPFGRY; via the exons atgcgcagcgGCCCCGGCGGTCCTTGTTGTGGCCCGGCCGCCGCTGCCCGCCGGCCGCCCGGGATGGCGGCCTTCGGCGTCCTCAGCTACGAGCACCGCCCGCTCAAGCGGCCGCGCCTCGGCCCGCCCGACGTCTACCCGCAGGACCCCAAGCAGAAGGAG GATGAGCTGACTGCCCTGAACGTCAAGCAAGGCTTCAACAACCAGCCCGCCGTCTCTGGGGACGAACACGGCAGCGCCAAAAACGTCAATTTCAACCCCGCCAAG ATCAGTTCAAATTTTAGTAGTATTATTGCAGAAAAGCTGCGGTGCAATACACTGCCCGACACAGGAAGACGGAAACCCCAGGTGAATCAGAAGGATAACTTCTGGCTGGTGACAGCGCGTTCGCAGAGTGCCATAAACAACTGGTTCACCGATCTGGCTGGAACTAAGCCTCTCACTCACCTGGCCAAGAAG GTACCCATCTTTAGCAAGAAGGAAGAGGTCTTTGGTTATTTGGCAAAATACACTGTTCCGGTGATGAGAGCGGCGTGGCTCATCAAAATGACTTGTGCCTATTATGCAGCCATCACAGAAACCAAGGTGAAAAAGCGGCATGTCATTGATCCCTTCATCG AATGGACGCAGATCATCACCAAGTACCtgtcagagcagctgcagaaaattgCGGAGTTTTACAGACAGCTCCCAGGGCAAGGCTGTGGTTCGCCATCTGGGCCGATGCCTCAGGAGGTGGAACAAGCTTTGAAGCAGTGGGACTACAACGAGAAGCTAGCTATGTTCATGTTCCAG GATGGCATGCTGGACCGGCATGAATTCCTCACGTGGGTCCTTGAGTGCTTCGAGAAGATACGGTCAGGAGAAGACGAATTTCTCAAAATGCTCCTACCCTTGCTGCTACGG TACTCTGGAGAGTTTGTGCAGTCTGCGTACCTGTCCAGACGTCTGGCCTACTTCTGCACCCGCAGGCTTGCTATGCAGCTGGATGGTGCTGGTGGGCACCCACCCCACATCCTGTCTACGCAGACAGGGAATGCTCTTCCTTCAACTCCGACCCCTCAGCCAGCTGCCGGGaatcctcctcccagccctttCAGTGACTTACTACTGTGCCCTCAGCACCGGCCGGTGGTATATGGACTCAGTTGCATCCTTCAG AGTATAATTTTGTGTTGCCCAAGCGCCCTTGTGTGGCATTACTCCCTGACTGATAGCAGGATAAAGACTGGTTCCCCACTGGATCACCTGCCCATAGCCCCGTCGAACTTGCCTATGCCAGGAGGGAATTCAGCCTTTACGCAGCAG GTTCGGGCGAAGCTTCGTGAAATTGAGCAGCAAATAAAAGAGCGTGGCCAGGCTGTGGAGGTTCGTTGGTCGTTTGACAAGTGCCAAGAAACCACAGCAG GTTTCACTATTGGCCGTGTCTTGCACACTTTAGAAGTTCTGGACAGTCACAGCTTTGAAAGATCTGACTTCAGCAACTCTTTGGATTCCTTATATAACAGGATATTTGGGCTGGGTCCAACCAAAGACAGTCATGAG ATCTCCCCAGATGATGATGCAGTGGTGGCCTTGCTGTGTGAATGGGCTGTCAGCTACAAACGCTCTGGACGCCACAGGGCTATGGTCGTGGCCAAACTCCTGGAGAAGCGTCAAGCAGAGATAGAGGCTGAG AGATGTGGGGACTCTGAAGTCGTGGATGAGAAGGGCTCCATTTCCTCAGGATCTCTCTCGGCAGCCAGTGCTCCGGTCTTTCAGGATGTCCTTATGCAGTTCCTTGACACTCAAGCTCCTATGCTCA CTGATCCcgggaaagaaaatgagaaggtgGAATTTTTTAACCTGGTGCTGCTATTCTGTGAGCTAATCCGACACGATGTCTTCTCTCACAACATCTACATGTGCACGCTCATCTCCCGGGGTGATCTTGCCATGGATTCTCATGGGCCTCGCCCGCCCTCACCCTTTGATGATGCTGCTGAGGAGCATGACAGGAAGGAGACAGAGGGTAACAGTGGCATCAAGCTAGAG GACACAGGTCTTTCTGAGCCCATGGACATTGACCACAACTCCAGTGCGCTCTTTGATGACATGGAGAAGACAGATTTTTCG ATGTTTTCTCCACCAATGCATTGTGAATCTAAAGCCAGCCCTTCCCCTGAGAAACCGGATcctgaaaaggaagcaaaacctCTGCTGAAGGACAAGTCTGCAGAAGGAATGCTAGCATCTCTGTACGACCAGCCTCGGCACATCCAGTATGCAACACACTTTCCTATTCCTCAG GAGGAGTCATGCAGTCACGAATGTAACCAACGGCTGGTAGTTCTTTTTGGGGTCGGAAAACAACGGGACGATGCTCGGCATACAATCAAGAAAATAACCAAAGACATTCTAaaagttttaaacagaaaaagcactgcAGAGACAG GTGGAGAGGAAGGCCAGAAGCGGAAAAAGAGCAAGCCAGAAGCATTCCCGACAGctgaagatatttttgcaaAGTTCCAGCACCTTTCTCACTTTGATCAGCACCAAGTCACGTCTCAG GTATCTCGCAATGTCTTGGAACAGATCACCAGCTTTGCCTTGGGAATGTCCTACCACCTGCCTCTGGTACAGCACGTGCAGTTCATCTTTGACTTGATGGAGTATTCACTCAATATCAGTGGTCTTATCGACTTTGCCATCCAG TTGCTGAATGAACTGAGTGTCGTGGAGGCAGAACTGCTGTTGAAATCCTCCGACCTTGTTGGCAGCTACACCACCAGCTTGTGCCTGTGCATCGTGGCTGTGCTGCGGCACTACCACTCCTGCCTTATATTGAACCAGGACCAGATGGCTCAGGTCTTTGAAGG tCTGTGTGGGGTAGTGAAACACGGCATGAACCGCTCAGATGGCTCCTCAGCAGAGCGCTGTATCCTGGCCTATCTCTACGACCTGTATACCTCCTGCAGTCACCTGAAAAGTAAATTTGGGGAGCTCTTTAG CGACTTCTGCTCCAAGGTGAAGAACACAATCTACTGCAATGTTGAGCCATCTGACTCCAACATGCTCTGGGAACCAGAGTTCATGATTGACACTATTGAAAATCCATCTGCACATAACTTTACGTACACCAACCTGGGCAAGAGCCTCAATGAAAATCCAGCCAACCGCTACAGTTTTGTCTGTAACGCCcttatgcatgtgtgtgtggggCACCATGATCCAGACAG GGTGAACGACATTGCCATCCTGTGTGCTGAGCTGACTGGCTACTGCAAGTCTCTAAGTGCCGAGTGGCTGGGGGTGCTCAAAGCGCTGTGTTGTTCCTCCAATAACGGGACCTGTGGATTCAATGATCTCCTCTGCAATGTTGAT GTCAGTGACTTATCTTTCCATGATTCCTTGGCCACCTTTGTTGCCATTCTCATTGCCCGGCAGTGCTTGCTGCTGGAGGACCTGATTCGCTGTGCTGCTATCCCCTCACTCCTCAATGCCG CCTGCAGTGAACAGGACTCTGAACCAGGGGCACGTCTGACCTGCCGGATTTTACTCCATCTGTTTAAAACTCCACAGCTGAACCCATGCCAGCAAGATGGCA ACAAACCCACGGTGGGAATCCGTTCTTCTTGTGACCGTCACTTACTGGCAGCTTCCCAGAACCGTATTGTGGATGGAGCAGTCTTTGCAGTACTGAAAGCTGTCTTTGTTCTGG GAGATGCAGAACTGAAAGGCTCTGGCTTTTCCCACCCTGGAGGTGTCGATGATCTCATGGACGATGAGTTGGGTACCAGGAAGGCTGGTGGTCGGGTAGTAACTGTGGAAACAGCTAGCTTGGATATTTATGCCAAGTATGTACTAAGGAGTATCTGTCAACAG GAGTGGGTAGGGGAGCGATGTCTGAAGTCCCTCTGTGAAGACAGCAATGACTTGCAGGATCCCGTCCTGAGCAGCACACAGGCCCAGAGGCTGATGCAGCTGATTTGTTATCCACACCGATTGCTGGACAACGAGGAAGGAGAAAATCCTCAGCGGCAGAGGATTAAACGCATCTTACAG aATCTGGACCAGTGGACCATGAGGCAGTCCTcgctggagctgcagctgatgATTAAGCAGACTGCAAACAAC GAAATGAACTCCTTGTTAGAAAATATAGCCAAGGCCACTATTGAGGTATTCCAGCAGTCAGCAGAGACCAGCTCTGCGAGTTCTGCTGGCAATGGAGTCAACAGTCTCAGTAGCTCAGCAAGTGCTACACCAGCCAGCAACAAATCCAAACCCATCCTCAG CTCCCTGGAGAGATCAGGAGTGTGGCTGGTGGCCCCTCTAATTGCCAAGCTTCCAACATCAGTGCAGGGCCATGTGCTgaaagctgctggagaagaaCTGGAGAAAGGACAACATCTGGGGTCATCATCCCGCAAAGAGCGGGACCGCCAGAAGCAGAAAAG CATGTCCCTCCTGAGCCAGCAGCCGTTTCTGTCACTGGTGCTAACTTGCTTGAAGGGACAGGATGAGCAGCGGGAAGGCCTCCTCACCTCTCTGTACAGTCAGGTCCAGCAG ATTGTTACGAATTGGCGGGAAGATCAGTATCAAGATGACTGCAAAGCCAAGCAGCTGATGCATGAAGCCCTGAAGTTACGACTGAACTTG GTGGGAGGGATGTTCGACACGGTTCAACGCAGTACGCAGCAGACAACTGAATGGGCTGTGCTTCTCCTGGACATCATCAGCAGCGGCACCGTGGACATGCAGTCAAACAA CGAGCTCTTCACTACTGTCTTGGACATGTTGAGTGTTCTCATCAATGGCACCCTGGCTGCTGATATGTCCAGCATTTCTCAGGGCAGCATGGAGGAAAACAAGCGGGCGTACATGAATCTCGTCAAGAAACTCAGG AAAGAGCTGGGGGACCGGCAGTCTGACAGCCTGGAGAAGGTACGACAGCTCCTGCCACTTCCCAAGCAGACCCGAGATGTCATCACCTGCGAACCTCAGGGATCCCTCATTGACACCAAAGGCAATAAAATagctggatttgactccataTTCAAGAAGGAG GGTTTGCAAGTCTCTACAAAGCAGAAGATTTCCCCTTGGGATCTGTTTGAGGGCTTAAAGCACTCAGCCCCTCTGTCCTGGGGATGGTTTGGGACAGTCCGGGTGGACCGCAAGGTGTCTAGAtttgaggagcagcagaggcttCTTCTGTACCACACGCACTTGAAACCCAAGCCCCGCAGTTACTACCTGGAGCCCTTGCCATTGCCTCCTGAAGAGGAGGAGCCTCCTACACCTGTGACTTTAGAGCCAGAGAAGAAAGCTGTGGAACCAACCAAGGCTGATAAAACCAGCTCCAATCCTGCCACCTCTACTGAAGAACGcaagaagaaacagagcaaaaccaagAAACGCAACCAGTCTGCCAGCAAAAGTGAG GATTTTGTGTTGGGTCCCAGCCGAGGGGTTTCGTATGGAGTTGGCATGCCTACAGACCTCTTGCATCACCAGGCGGGAAGCACTATGTCTAGGCTAGCGTATGGGCAATCACCGGTGGGTCTCTATGCCCAGAATCAGCCTCTTCCAGCAG GTGGCCCTCGCCTGGATACATCCTACAGACCTGTGCGCATGCCGCTGGGGAAACTTGTTCAGAGTCGTCCTCCATACAGTGGGGTGCTGCCTTCGGGGATGGGGAGCATGATGGGCATTGACCCCTCCTACAAGCCAGCAGTGTACAGACAACAACCTCCAGTGTCCCAGGGACAGATACTGAGGCAGCAGCTTCAAGCAAAGCTG CAGGGCCAAGGCATAATGGGACAGCAGCCAGTACGCCAGATGGCTCCAACCCCATCCTATGGAACACTGCAGCCCTCCCAG gGTTACACATCTTACGTCTCCCACATAGGCCTTCAGCAGCACCCCTCCCAGTCAGGCACGATGGTACCTCCTACGTATTCTGGCCAGCCCTATCAAAATTCCCACCCCAGCTCTAATCCTGCCCTGGTGGATCCTGTTAGACAGATGCAGCAGAGACCAAGTGGCTATGTGCACCAGCAGGCTCCAGGCTACGGGCACACCTTGGGCAACACACAGAG ATTCCCTCACCAGTCAATACAGCAGGCCCCCATGATGAGTGGGATGAACCATTTGGGTCCACAAGGAGTCCCCTCAGGAATTCGGCCCAGCCAGATACTGcctgaccagcagcagcagcagtacctgaggcagcagcagcaacagcagcagcagatgctgagg